One stretch of Planococcus sp. PAMC 21323 DNA includes these proteins:
- the fcl gene encoding GDP-L-fucose synthase, with product MDLASKIYVAGHRGLVGSAIVRNLQANGYHNLVFRTSKELDLTNSNQVDSFFQDQRPNYVFLAAAKVGGIVANNDYPAEFIRDNLMIQTNVIDAAYRNGVKKLLFLGSTCIYPRLAEQPMREDSLLTGELEPTNEPYAIAKIAGIKMCQSYNRQYGTNFISIMPTNLYGQNDNFDLTSSHVLPALIRKFHEAKVAQVETVEVWGTGTPKREFLYSDDLADAAIYLMNTYSGNDLVNVGVGRDISIKELAEKVGKTVGYTGDIVFNTSKPDGAPRKLVDVSRLKSLGWEAKIPLDDGLEMAYNWFLEQTEIVKL from the coding sequence ATGGATTTAGCGTCAAAAATATACGTAGCAGGACATCGAGGGCTTGTTGGTTCGGCGATTGTGCGAAATCTACAGGCGAATGGCTATCACAATCTAGTGTTTCGAACCAGTAAAGAATTGGATCTAACCAATTCCAATCAAGTTGATTCTTTTTTTCAAGATCAACGCCCGAATTATGTGTTTTTGGCAGCGGCGAAAGTTGGAGGAATTGTTGCGAATAATGATTATCCAGCAGAATTTATCCGGGATAATTTGATGATTCAAACAAATGTCATTGATGCAGCTTATCGAAATGGTGTGAAGAAACTACTGTTTCTGGGAAGCACATGCATTTATCCGAGACTTGCCGAACAGCCTATGCGAGAAGATTCCTTGTTGACAGGAGAACTTGAGCCGACAAACGAGCCATATGCCATTGCTAAAATAGCAGGTATTAAAATGTGCCAATCATATAATCGACAATATGGCACGAACTTTATATCAATCATGCCAACTAATTTATATGGGCAAAATGATAATTTTGACTTAACCAGTTCTCATGTGTTACCTGCATTAATACGGAAATTTCATGAAGCCAAAGTTGCTCAAGTTGAAACTGTAGAAGTTTGGGGAACTGGGACGCCGAAGCGCGAATTTCTTTACTCGGATGATTTGGCCGATGCAGCAATTTATTTAATGAATACCTACAGTGGTAACGATTTAGTTAACGTTGGTGTGGGGAGAGATATTTCGATTAAAGAGCTAGCCGAAAAAGTTGGGAAAACGGTCGGCTATACAGGAGATATTGTCTTTAATACGTCCAAACCTGATGGGGCACCGCGTAAGTTAGTGGACGTCAGTCGATTAAAAAGTCTCGGATGGGAAGCGAAAATTCCATTGGATGATGGACTTGAAATGGCTTATAACTGGTTTTTAGAACAAACAGAGATAGTGAAATTATAA
- a CDS encoding glycosyltransferase family 2 protein → MVIFNDKVSVIIPTFNRSELLKKAIKSLEKQSHRNLEIIIIDDCSTDDTANVVAKMTDDRIIYLKHTINKGGSEARNTGLKRATGKFIGFLDSDDQWLPQKIEKQLAKFSEEPDVGVVYTGVQVVNENNQPTRKIIPEYRGDILSKLLEFNYIDTTSSVLVKKEVLDRIDGFDASLPSCQDWDLYIRLAQITKFDFVKENMVLFYHHSGERITTNKTSVLNGHISIFKKYKNLAQQQRKSTLHRFTLTIWKVVFRTGIIGQNKDTLKLSRGILLEGFKGDRISVNFLFHYFSTFLHVKILSYLYKQSKKNGKKSQLFSADVPS, encoded by the coding sequence ATGGTGATTTTTAATGATAAAGTCAGCGTTATTATTCCAACGTTTAATCGTTCGGAATTGCTGAAAAAGGCTATAAAAAGTTTAGAGAAACAAAGTCACCGAAATTTAGAGATTATTATAATAGACGATTGTTCAACAGATGATACAGCGAATGTTGTTGCAAAAATGACAGATGACCGGATTATCTATCTAAAACATACTATTAATAAAGGCGGTTCGGAAGCAAGGAATACCGGTTTAAAAAGAGCGACTGGAAAATTCATCGGATTCTTAGATTCGGATGATCAGTGGCTGCCTCAAAAAATTGAAAAGCAATTAGCGAAATTTAGTGAAGAGCCAGATGTTGGAGTGGTTTACACAGGTGTACAGGTAGTAAATGAAAACAATCAGCCTACACGCAAAATAATACCAGAATATCGTGGAGATATTTTGTCAAAGCTGCTTGAGTTTAATTACATCGATACGACTTCATCTGTATTGGTTAAAAAAGAAGTATTAGATCGAATAGACGGCTTTGATGCCAGTTTACCCAGTTGCCAAGATTGGGATTTGTATATAAGACTGGCACAAATAACAAAATTTGATTTTGTAAAAGAAAACATGGTGTTGTTTTATCATCATAGTGGAGAACGTATCACCACTAATAAAACTTCGGTGCTTAATGGGCATATAAGTATTTTTAAAAAGTACAAAAATTTAGCACAGCAACAACGTAAATCAACTCTTCATCGTTTTACGTTAACCATATGGAAAGTTGTATTTCGAACTGGAATTATTGGTCAAAACAAAGATACCTTGAAGTTATCAAGAGGAATATTGCTAGAAGGATTTAAAGGTGACCGAATTTCTGTGAATTTTCTATTTCATTATTTTTCGACGTTTTTGCATGTAAAGATTTTAAGTTATCTCTATAAGCAATCCAAAAAGAACGGTAAAAAATCCCAGTTGTTTTCTGCGGATGTACCCTCCTAA
- the gmd gene encoding GDP-mannose 4,6-dehydratase — MKKALITGVNGQDGSFLSDFLLEKGYEVHGIIRRSSSFNTGRIEHLYIEELKSSENFYIHYGDMTDTSNIIRLISEIKPDEIYNLAAMSHVKVSFETPEYTADVDGIGTLRILEAVRILGLEKTTRIYQASTSELYGKVQEVPQRETTPFYPRSPYGVAKLYGYWITKNYRESYDMFAVNGILFNHESERRGETFVTRKITMAAARISNGKQDKLLLGNLDAKRDWGYAKDYVECMWLILQHDTPEDFVIATGEMHTVREFATLAFKHAGIEVEWQGEGIDEKGINLKTGEVVVEVNPDYFRLAEVEQLMGDPSKAKNLLGWNPRATTFEELVEIMVTHDCNLLKHEKSAISEY; from the coding sequence ATGAAAAAGGCATTGATTACGGGAGTTAACGGTCAAGACGGTTCATTTCTATCGGATTTTTTGTTAGAAAAAGGTTACGAGGTACATGGCATTATTCGAAGAAGTTCGAGTTTCAATACAGGGCGCATTGAGCACTTATATATTGAAGAGTTAAAGTCGAGTGAAAACTTTTATATTCATTATGGGGATATGACGGATACGTCTAATATTATTCGTCTAATTAGCGAAATTAAACCAGATGAAATTTATAACTTAGCGGCAATGTCTCATGTGAAAGTATCTTTTGAAACACCTGAATATACAGCAGATGTTGATGGAATTGGAACCTTGCGTATTTTAGAAGCTGTTCGCATTCTTGGCTTAGAAAAAACGACGCGCATTTATCAAGCTTCTACTTCGGAACTTTACGGGAAAGTACAAGAAGTTCCACAGCGAGAAACGACACCATTCTACCCACGCTCACCTTATGGGGTTGCGAAATTATACGGTTATTGGATCACGAAAAACTACCGCGAGTCGTATGACATGTTTGCGGTAAACGGCATCTTGTTTAACCACGAATCTGAACGTCGTGGAGAAACTTTTGTGACGCGTAAAATTACGATGGCCGCTGCACGTATCTCTAATGGCAAGCAAGACAAACTATTACTTGGGAACCTTGATGCTAAAAGAGACTGGGGTTATGCCAAAGACTATGTAGAATGCATGTGGCTTATTTTGCAACACGATACGCCAGAAGACTTTGTTATCGCAACGGGAGAAATGCACACGGTTCGTGAATTTGCGACACTGGCTTTTAAACATGCGGGAATCGAAGTTGAGTGGCAAGGTGAAGGAATTGACGAAAAAGGTATTAATTTAAAAACAGGTGAAGTGGTAGTTGAAGTAAATCCAGATTATTTCCGTTTAGCAGAAGTTGAGCAATTAATGGGTGATCCTTCAAAAGCTAAAAATTTACTTGGGTGGAATCCGAGAGCGACAACTTTTGAAGAACTTGTAGAAATTATGGTGACGCATGACTGCAATTTATTGAAACATGAAAAGAGTGCGATTAGCGAATATTAA
- a CDS encoding glycosyltransferase family 4 protein, with product MLRKRKITFVINYFYPDLAATSQLMTELTKYLQRDFIITVIAAQPGYAGENHDSKKLFEEAYVENIKVVRIKLPEVNKNSKISRIKYISSYFLFANIALLKEKGTDVIFTISQPPVLGGLIGTIGKLLKRSRHVYSIHDFNPEQAQAVAYTNNQAVFKIAKVIDKINCSYADQVLVVGEDMAETLKGRFEGGKVPDHTIISNWTDEEAIVPLENNEPEIRGFLETHGLQDKFIVMYSGNLGLYYDLENLIQVSKEFVDQSDIVFLFIGEGAVKQRIQTYAIENKLENVKFLPYQPKEFLKYSLNAADVHLVVNQKGIKGVSVPSKIYGVMAAGKPVLGVLEEGSEVQRLIFESGAGIVVEPQDYQGVIQAIQYLYSLDAGDLKTMGLKGRAYLEKNLTRDTSINKYRQVLQRVADRSQPGSVQRVKQYERVIHKNK from the coding sequence ATGCTACGCAAAAGAAAAATTACCTTTGTTATTAATTATTTTTATCCAGATCTTGCCGCAACAAGTCAATTGATGACCGAACTGACCAAGTATCTACAGCGCGATTTCATCATTACAGTTATTGCGGCACAACCGGGATATGCTGGAGAAAATCATGATAGTAAAAAGCTTTTTGAAGAAGCGTATGTCGAAAATATCAAAGTGGTTCGGATCAAACTTCCTGAAGTTAATAAGAACTCGAAAATCAGTCGGATTAAATACATCTCTTCTTATTTCTTATTCGCAAACATTGCTTTGTTGAAGGAGAAAGGAACAGATGTTATTTTTACGATTTCTCAGCCACCCGTATTAGGTGGATTGATCGGGACTATCGGCAAGCTACTTAAGCGGTCGCGACATGTTTATAGCATTCATGACTTTAATCCAGAACAAGCACAAGCAGTGGCATATACGAATAATCAAGCTGTTTTTAAAATTGCAAAGGTGATTGATAAAATAAATTGCAGTTATGCCGATCAAGTGTTGGTCGTTGGAGAAGATATGGCAGAAACCTTAAAAGGTCGTTTTGAAGGTGGGAAAGTACCAGATCATACCATCATTAGTAATTGGACAGACGAGGAAGCGATTGTACCGCTTGAAAACAATGAGCCTGAGATCCGTGGATTTTTAGAAACACACGGGTTACAAGATAAGTTTATCGTCATGTATTCCGGCAATCTCGGATTATATTATGATTTAGAAAACCTAATCCAAGTGTCGAAAGAATTTGTGGACCAGTCGGATATTGTCTTCTTGTTTATCGGGGAAGGCGCTGTTAAACAACGGATACAAACATATGCGATAGAAAACAAGTTGGAAAACGTAAAGTTTTTACCTTACCAACCGAAAGAATTTCTTAAGTATTCCTTAAATGCAGCCGACGTTCATTTGGTTGTTAACCAAAAGGGGATAAAAGGTGTATCAGTGCCAAGTAAAATTTATGGTGTTATGGCCGCGGGTAAGCCAGTTCTTGGTGTTCTCGAAGAAGGAAGCGAAGTACAGCGCTTAATTTTCGAAAGTGGAGCGGGTATTGTCGTCGAGCCTCAAGATTACCAAGGTGTCATCCAGGCGATTCAATATTTGTATAGTTTAGATGCAGGTGATTTAAAAACAATGGGATTAAAAGGTCGCGCATATTTAGAAAAAAACCTGACGCGAGATACCTCTATCAATAAATATCGTCAAGTATTGCAGAGAGTGGCAGATCGTTCTCAACCAGGTTCAGTTCAGCGGGTTAAACAATATGAAAGAGTTATTCATAAAAATAAATAG
- a CDS encoding glycosyltransferase family 4 protein, translating to MTRTKKRDLIFVGPLPPPILGESIALQSLYNSEKLHQQYNVKKINLSKKDFEHPGALSFDKLLQDSLAILYSGYLALRMKNPILYISISQTKMGLLRDCVMIQACKVLGRGKVVSHLHGNNLGGTIDATSGIAQKFIIHSLRKIDVGIVLGEKLTSNYRGYVKRIEVVSNGIPADFILKNEVGQNKKKGPISLLYLSNLMFEKGYIELIKATTALIQEGHNLRLDLVGGIQNEDEFQQIKHYIAENDVDHLIQYHGLKQGEEKKRFFLESDMMALPTKYKVEGQPMSIIEGMAAGLPIISSDRGIIAELIKDCGVVIEPTVEGVKTAIKDLVMDDAERMRLGRMSRDTFEEYYTEDKYTDRLVSIFDEL from the coding sequence ATGACTAGGACTAAAAAAAGGGATTTAATCTTTGTTGGGCCTTTGCCCCCTCCGATATTAGGAGAAAGTATCGCTCTTCAATCTTTGTACAATTCAGAAAAGCTTCACCAACAATACAATGTGAAAAAAATCAACTTAAGCAAAAAAGATTTCGAACATCCTGGTGCGCTTTCTTTTGACAAATTGCTTCAAGATTCGCTAGCTATTCTATACTCTGGCTATTTAGCGTTACGTATGAAAAATCCGATTTTGTATATTTCCATTTCACAAACGAAAATGGGTTTATTGCGAGATTGTGTAATGATTCAAGCTTGTAAAGTACTAGGACGTGGCAAAGTAGTGAGTCATTTACATGGCAACAACTTAGGAGGAACTATTGATGCTACTTCAGGAATTGCGCAAAAATTCATCATCCATTCGTTGCGAAAAATCGATGTTGGAATTGTGTTAGGAGAGAAGTTGACATCAAACTATCGTGGCTATGTCAAACGGATAGAAGTAGTATCCAACGGGATTCCTGCTGACTTTATATTGAAAAATGAAGTGGGTCAAAATAAGAAAAAGGGACCTATATCTCTTTTGTATTTGAGTAATCTCATGTTTGAAAAAGGTTATATTGAATTGATTAAAGCGACCACTGCGCTAATTCAAGAAGGGCATAATCTCCGGTTAGACTTGGTTGGTGGGATTCAAAACGAAGATGAATTTCAACAAATCAAACATTATATCGCGGAAAATGATGTGGATCATCTGATTCAATATCATGGGCTAAAACAAGGGGAAGAGAAAAAACGCTTTTTCCTTGAATCCGATATGATGGCTTTGCCTACAAAGTATAAAGTAGAAGGTCAACCGATGTCTATAATCGAAGGAATGGCAGCAGGTTTGCCAATTATCTCTTCAGATCGAGGAATTATTGCAGAATTGATTAAAGACTGTGGTGTGGTGATCGAACCAACTGTAGAGGGAGTCAAAACAGCAATAAAAGATTTAGTGATGGATGACGCTGAGCGTATGCGCCTCGGGAGAATGAGTCGGGATACGTTTGAAGAGTATTATACGGAAGATAAATACACCGATCGGTTGGTGTCTATTTTTGATGAACTTTAA
- a CDS encoding MOP flippase family protein → MASLKNKAVSSVKLTSISMLVTSVLQIAQLLILGKVLGPKVFGLIAMVQIVIQFSQLFLEMGITDAIIQKEKINKLELSSLYWFSIMVGFILFIVLFLLAPVIALLFSEPSLTAMIQVVGISFIILPFGLQFQTLATKKLEFAQITKNEILATSIGVLLTVYLAVYTSLGAWSLVYGHIAMSLVRSVPWVIAGYRDTETRPQLVFSWHSIKGFVSFGMYRLGSTSINYFTTKIDQVVVGAMLGPVALGYYSMAMNLIMQPVQKLNSMINRVAFPVFSKLQLDKGKLRKTYLLITNMLTSFNAPLLAGVIVLSPYAVPILLGTEWEKSVLIIQLLCLYALFKALGNPSGSLFIAVGKVRWSFYWQLFQLGIIPVVVFLAGLSGEIVVVAMAVGLLRMLLFYVSYFVRIRHIIGDSLRELNLSIAKPVVHSFIMMALLYLLNSQLTEIGAVGIIITDTIVGMLIYGTLMLVNQRELVDEVKGFFRKKTIMKQV, encoded by the coding sequence ATGGCGTCTTTAAAAAATAAAGCTGTAAGTAGTGTCAAGCTCACATCAATTTCAATGCTCGTGACGAGTGTTCTTCAGATCGCTCAGCTGCTAATTTTAGGCAAAGTGTTGGGTCCAAAAGTATTTGGTTTGATTGCTATGGTGCAAATTGTTATTCAATTTTCACAACTGTTCTTAGAAATGGGGATAACAGACGCTATTATACAGAAAGAAAAAATTAACAAACTTGAATTATCTAGTTTGTACTGGTTTTCGATTATGGTTGGTTTCATTTTGTTTATTGTCTTATTCTTACTAGCTCCAGTTATCGCGCTGTTGTTTAGCGAACCGAGCTTAACAGCCATGATCCAGGTTGTTGGAATTAGCTTTATCATTTTACCATTTGGCCTGCAGTTTCAAACGCTCGCTACAAAAAAACTGGAATTTGCACAAATCACTAAAAATGAAATTTTAGCGACTTCAATTGGCGTTTTGCTAACGGTTTACTTAGCTGTATATACAAGCCTTGGTGCATGGTCACTCGTTTATGGTCATATTGCCATGTCGTTAGTTAGAAGTGTTCCATGGGTGATAGCTGGCTACCGGGATACAGAGACCCGACCGCAATTAGTTTTTTCATGGCATTCAATCAAAGGATTTGTCAGCTTTGGGATGTATCGTTTAGGTTCGACGAGTATCAATTATTTTACAACAAAAATTGATCAAGTAGTGGTAGGTGCAATGTTAGGGCCAGTTGCACTTGGTTATTACAGCATGGCCATGAACCTTATTATGCAGCCGGTACAAAAGTTGAATTCGATGATTAATCGAGTGGCCTTTCCTGTGTTTTCAAAGCTCCAATTAGATAAAGGAAAATTGAGGAAAACCTATTTGTTAATTACGAATATGTTAACAAGTTTTAATGCTCCATTATTGGCGGGAGTTATTGTTCTATCGCCATATGCAGTACCGATTTTACTGGGAACAGAGTGGGAGAAAAGCGTTCTGATTATCCAACTCCTTTGTTTATACGCGTTATTTAAAGCTTTAGGAAACCCAAGCGGTAGCTTGTTTATCGCTGTTGGCAAAGTAAGGTGGAGCTTTTACTGGCAACTATTTCAACTAGGAATCATTCCAGTTGTCGTCTTTTTAGCAGGTTTGTCTGGTGAAATTGTTGTTGTTGCAATGGCTGTTGGTTTGCTTAGAATGCTACTATTCTACGTCAGTTATTTTGTAAGAATTCGTCATATTATAGGAGACAGCCTACGCGAATTAAATTTATCGATCGCTAAGCCGGTAGTACACTCATTTATTATGATGGCATTGTTGTATTTGCTTAATTCTCAGTTAACAGAAATTGGAGCGGTAGGCATTATAATCACTGACACGATTGTTGGAATGCTGATTTACGGGACATTGATGCTAGTAAATCAACGTGAATTAGTAGATGAGGTTAAAGGGTTTTTTCGAAAGAAAACGATAATGAAACAAGTGTAA